The following coding sequences lie in one Arachis stenosperma cultivar V10309 chromosome 5, arast.V10309.gnm1.PFL2, whole genome shotgun sequence genomic window:
- the LOC130979865 gene encoding phosphatidylinositol 4-kinase gamma 2-like gives MSAADVALSPIRQESAHWLGPLSGESILIYLTVDGVMTPMRVLESDSISSVKMRIQTCTGVSGKKQKLVSNGRELARNDSLIKDYGVTSGNVVHLVLRLSDLIFIVVRTTTEKEVEFRVDRHRNVAYLKQHIKKKGKGSIDIENEEFFCDGEKLDDQKLFHDICKSDDDVIHLIVKKSSAQVKATPVQKDLELSVEAATAPCVDGENTNQATKIPPPGVDFWLEPVIVNPKINFFPFLWDMINSTFDGLKNKHNPIRSSEGTGGAYLMQDSSGMEYVSVFKPIDEEPMAVNNPQGLPLSSNGEGLKRGTKVGEGAVREVAAYVLDHPRAGPRLVSGEAVGFAGVPPTAMVRCLHEAFNHPDGYACSAKHVKMGSLQMYMNNDGNCEDIGPGAFPVEEVHKITLLDIRMANADRHAGNILFKKEAGGHISLIPIDHGYCLPEQFEDCTFDWLYWPQARQPYSADTVDYIRSLDAEKDIELLKYYGWDVPVECARILRVSTMLLKKGVERGLTPYDIGSIMCRQNFKQESAIEKIVYEAQESLLPGMEESAFLESVSKIMDSWLDKLSK, from the exons ATGTCAGCTGCTGATGTTGCTTTGAGTCCGATTCGGCAAGAATCGGCACATTGGCTTGGACCTCTCTCTGGTGAATCCATATTGATATATCTCACTGTGGATGGTGTTATGACTCCAATGCGTGTGTTGGAGTCAGATTCCATTTCTTCAGTGAAAATGAGGATTCAAACATGCACTGGAGTCTCAGGGAAGAAGCAAAAGCTTGTCTCTAATGGCAGAGAGCTTGCCCGCAATGATTCACTCATCAAGGATTACGGTGTCACTTCTGGGAATGTTGTTCATTTGGTTCTTCGTCTCTCTGATCTTATCTTCATTGTTGTAAGGACCACGACTGAGAAGGAGGTGGAGTTTCGTGTCGATCGGCATAGGAATGTTGCGTACCTCAAGCAGCATATTAAGAAGAAGGGGAAAGGCTCCATTGATATTGAAAATGAAGAATTTTTCTGTGATGGGGAAAAGCTTGATGATCAAAAGCTATTCCATGACATATGCAAGAGTGATGATGATGTGATTCATTTGATAGTTAAGAAATCATCAGCACAGGTTAAGGCCACACCAGTTCAAAAGGATTTGGAGCTTTCTGTTGAGGCTGCAACTGCACCATGTGTAGATGGAGAGAATACTAATCAAGCAACTAAGATTCCTCCACCTGGTGTAGATTTTTGGTTGGAACCAGTTATTGTGAATCCTAAGATCAATTTTTTCCCTTTCCTTTGGGACATGATCAACTCCACATTTGATGGTTTGAAGAATAAACATAATCCTATTAGGTCTTCTGAGGGCACAGGTGGTGCTTACCTCATGCAAGATTCATCAGGGATGGAATATGTTTCTGTGTTTAAGCCAATTGATGAGGAGCCAATGGCCGTGAACAATCCTCAAGGCCTGCCACTTTCGTCAAACGGCGAAGGGTTGAAAAGAGGGACAAAGGTGGGGGAAGGCGCCGTGAGAGAAGTCGCTGCATATGTATTGGATCATCCAAGGGCCGGGCCGCGTTTGGTGTCTGGTGAGGCTGTAGGCTTTGCTGGTGTTCCACCTACTGCTATGGTCAGGTGTTTGCATGAAGCATTTAATCACCCAGATGGATATGCTTGCTCAGCCAAGCATGTCAAGATGGGGTCATTGCAGATGTACATGAACAATGATGGCAACTGCGAGGACATTGGACCCGGTGCTTTTCCAGTGGAGGAGGTACATAAGATTACTCTTCTTGATATAAGAATGGCCAATGCAGATAGGCATGCTGGGAACATTTTGTTCAAGAAGGAGGCAGGTGGCCACATTTCTCTCATTCCTATTGATCACGGCTACTGTCTACCGGAACAA TTTGAAGATTGCACATTTGATTGGCTATACTGGCCCCAAGCACGCCAACCTTACTCTGCTGATACAGTTGATTATATTAGGTCCCTGGATGCTGAGAAAGATATAGAACTTCTGAAATATTATGGGTGGGATGTTCCAGTTGAGTGTGCACGTATACTCCGCGTCTCCACAATGTTATTGAAGAAAGGGGTTGAGAGAGGTCTCACTCCTTATGACATTGGAAGCATCATGTGCAggcaaaatttcaagcaagaaTCAGCGATTGAGAAGATTGTTTATGAGGCACAGGAATCATTGTTACCTGGCATGGAGGAATCTGCATTTCTTGAATCTGTCTCGAAGATCATGGATTCCTGGCTCGATAAGCTTTCAAAATAG